A genomic region of bacterium contains the following coding sequences:
- a CDS encoding decaprenyl-phosphate phosphoribosyltransferase, translated as MLHSIWISLRPRQWLKNVIVFAGLFFAEDFLVLSKILDTLAAFLLFCLVSSSGYLVNDVIDRRKDALHPHKRLRPIAAGRLAPGTAIALALLLSLGSLAAAWALNRVFFLILAAYLIFTYSYSLLLKRVIILDVLLIASGFVLRAIGGTIAARETVSSWLIICTIFLSLFLALTKRRSEVKTLGAQAAQVRSTLGLYTLELLDQMIDIVTAACLMAYALYTLDAGTVEKFGTRNLAFTLPFVIYGLFRYLYLVLHLNIGETPEAVLLHDRPIMICILAYIGTVASILYI; from the coding sequence ATGCTGCACAGTATCTGGATTTCACTGCGTCCCAGGCAGTGGCTCAAGAACGTTATCGTCTTTGCAGGCCTCTTTTTCGCTGAGGATTTCCTCGTTCTCAGCAAAATCCTGGATACCCTCGCCGCCTTTCTCCTTTTCTGTCTGGTCTCCAGCAGCGGCTACTTGGTCAATGATGTCATTGACCGCAGGAAGGACGCCCTGCACCCGCACAAGCGGCTGCGTCCCATCGCTGCGGGCCGGCTCGCGCCGGGAACGGCGATCGCTCTGGCCCTGCTGCTCAGCCTCGGCAGCCTGGCTGCCGCCTGGGCCCTGAACCGCGTCTTTTTCCTGATTCTGGCCGCCTATCTGATCTTCACCTACTCCTATTCGCTGCTGCTGAAAAGGGTGATCATACTCGATGTGCTGCTCATTGCTTCGGGGTTCGTCCTGCGCGCCATCGGCGGCACGATTGCAGCCAGGGAGACAGTCTCCTCGTGGCTGATTATTTGCACGATCTTTTTGTCGCTTTTTCTTGCGCTCACCAAGCGACGCAGTGAGGTCAAGACTCTGGGGGCCCAGGCGGCTCAAGTACGCTCCACTCTGGGGCTCTACACCCTCGAGCTGCTGGACCAGATGATCGATATCGTCACCGCCGCCTGTCTGATGGCTTATGCCCTCTATACTCTGGATGCTGGTACTGTCGAGAAGTTCGGCACCCGCAATCTGGCCTTTACATTGCCTTTTGTCATTTACGGATTGTTTCGCTATCTTTATCTGGTGCTGCACCTCAACATCGGGGAGACTCCTGAGGCGGTGCTGCTGCACGACCGGCCGATTATGATCTGCATCCTCGCCTATATCGGAACGGTGGCTTCCATCCTTTATATCTGA
- a CDS encoding tetratricopeptide repeat protein translates to MRPIRMTIALTAGLFLLVCCACSGGRKKEQEVEAFLHNSASYYIKKGTDAITAGHYQEAVPLFRQAIALTPYDPVAQNDLGVAFYHLHQLDSALAYYQTAIRLRPDYTRAISNLSKTYSELGQKNYALAAAERLIELEPQSAAGYLLQAEIYDKNDQYDLAIEASRKALAADSSLKEVWNNLGVLYFRSGRLDQALECYQRVLAKDSTYSSAWFNLGNVLARKCLLEEAQFNYRKALEYNPQMSSAANNHGLVYLYQDRLVEADRDFHRALAADSSAPAIYYNLSIVQERLDSLQLALASIDRAIQLRPAIANFYLQRGTVLERLGQKEAAVAAIERAVTLDSTLSAGYNTLGNLMAADNPAGARAAYEKAVANYDEYLQRRYGRATQVIDKGYFDLLAACKDRRQLLTDHAMVFNNLGKSWLQAGNYPEAGKAFAKAVELQPELWEPAENLAVVLIAQKKNEEARKLLAQGRLNRARAALRADSLDAAASLLHQALRLQPRLRGSYGLLAQVQERKGQIKEAEATLRTGLKLYPAEAALHLACGRFLYHQGRLAEARTALTTAVTLDPKQDESRYLLAGIYRTLGETEKADREIARSHAILGQGYEEAGFLDRAMEEYHLAAAADPREMEYPARQGVIFLKKRLYEDAARCFDLALASDKANVTAMYGKGTLLGELKSHEEAVRWLQAAIAAAPDHGLAHQALAVNYYFLGRLDAARQEAQAAQKLGIALNEAFLKALGLPALTPR, encoded by the coding sequence ATGCGTCCCATCCGCATGACGATCGCGTTGACAGCGGGCCTTTTCCTTCTTGTGTGTTGCGCCTGTTCCGGCGGCCGCAAGAAAGAGCAGGAAGTGGAGGCCTTCCTCCATAATTCCGCCTCCTATTACATCAAAAAAGGCACGGACGCGATCACGGCCGGCCACTATCAGGAGGCGGTGCCCCTCTTCCGGCAGGCCATCGCGTTGACCCCCTACGATCCCGTGGCGCAGAATGATCTCGGGGTGGCCTTTTATCATCTTCACCAGCTCGATTCGGCTCTGGCCTATTATCAGACCGCTATCCGCCTGCGACCCGACTATACCCGCGCCATCAGTAACCTCTCCAAGACCTACAGCGAGCTGGGGCAGAAGAACTATGCCCTGGCCGCGGCGGAGCGCCTCATCGAGTTGGAGCCGCAATCCGCCGCCGGCTACCTCCTCCAGGCCGAGATCTATGACAAGAACGACCAGTACGATTTGGCCATCGAAGCCAGCCGAAAAGCCCTTGCGGCCGACTCCAGTCTCAAGGAGGTCTGGAACAACCTGGGCGTCCTCTATTTTCGCAGCGGCCGGCTCGACCAGGCTCTGGAATGCTATCAGCGGGTGCTGGCTAAGGATTCTACCTACTCTTCCGCCTGGTTCAATCTCGGCAATGTGCTGGCGCGCAAATGCCTGCTTGAGGAGGCGCAGTTCAACTATCGTAAAGCGCTGGAGTACAATCCGCAGATGTCTTCGGCTGCCAACAATCACGGTCTGGTCTATCTCTATCAGGACCGACTCGTGGAGGCCGACCGTGATTTTCACCGCGCTCTGGCCGCTGATTCGAGCGCCCCGGCCATTTATTACAACCTCTCCATCGTTCAGGAGCGGCTCGACTCGCTGCAGCTCGCCCTGGCCTCGATCGACAGGGCTATCCAACTGCGGCCGGCGATCGCCAATTTTTATCTGCAGCGCGGAACCGTCCTCGAACGCCTCGGCCAGAAGGAGGCCGCCGTGGCCGCAATCGAAAGGGCGGTGACCTTGGACTCGACGCTCTCGGCCGGCTACAACACCCTGGGCAATCTGATGGCGGCCGACAACCCCGCCGGTGCGCGGGCGGCGTATGAAAAAGCCGTCGCCAATTATGATGAATATCTCCAGCGGCGTTACGGCCGCGCTACCCAGGTCATTGACAAGGGCTATTTTGACCTGCTCGCCGCCTGCAAGGACCGCCGCCAGCTGCTCACCGACCACGCCATGGTCTTCAATAATCTCGGCAAGTCCTGGTTGCAGGCGGGGAATTATCCCGAGGCCGGCAAGGCCTTCGCCAAGGCGGTCGAGCTGCAGCCCGAACTCTGGGAGCCGGCGGAAAACCTGGCGGTGGTTCTGATCGCGCAGAAAAAGAATGAGGAGGCGCGCAAGCTGCTGGCGCAGGGCCGGCTCAACCGCGCCCGCGCGGCGCTGCGGGCCGATTCGCTCGACGCGGCGGCGAGCCTCCTGCACCAGGCCCTGCGCCTGCAGCCGCGGCTGCGGGGCAGCTACGGACTGCTCGCTCAGGTCCAGGAACGCAAAGGACAGATCAAAGAGGCCGAAGCCACCCTCCGCACGGGCCTCAAGCTCTATCCCGCTGAGGCCGCCCTCCACCTTGCCTGCGGGCGCTTTCTCTACCATCAGGGCCGGCTGGCCGAGGCACGGACGGCATTAACCACGGCTGTCACCCTGGATCCAAAACAGGACGAAAGCCGATATCTCCTCGCCGGCATCTACCGCACTCTCGGCGAGACCGAAAAAGCGGACCGGGAGATCGCCCGGAGCCATGCCATTCTCGGACAGGGCTACGAGGAGGCCGGATTCCTCGATCGCGCGATGGAGGAGTACCACCTCGCCGCTGCAGCCGATCCCAGGGAGATGGAGTATCCCGCCCGTCAGGGCGTGATCTTTTTAAAAAAGCGGCTCTATGAGGACGCAGCCCGGTGCTTCGATCTGGCGCTGGCTAGTGATAAGGCCAATGTGACGGCTATGTACGGCAAGGGCACGCTGCTGGGCGAGCTTAAATCCCATGAGGAGGCGGTGCGGTGGTTGCAGGCTGCCATCGCCGCTGCACCGGATCACGGCCTGGCCCATCAGGCCCTCGCCGTCAATTACTATTTCCTCGGACGGCTCGATGCCGCCCGCCAGGAGGCGCAGGCGGCACAGAAGCTCGGGATCGCCTTGAATGAGGCCTTTCTCAAGGCGCTCGGCCTGCCCGCACTGACGCCGCGGTGA